The Bacillus sp. Bos-x628 genome segment TTATTAAAATAATCGGTTTTTAAGACTTTAAATGGAGTGATGACGTATGAGGTTATGGTCATCTTTATTCACAGAACGCTGCCCTAAATGTAAAACGGCATTAGAAGTCTCAAAATCCAATGCCCTGAAAGGCAAAGTCATTAAAACATGCCCCAACCTTCATTATCAAAAAGAATACCACCCAGCACTTGAAACCTATATCGAGCACGATGACGTTGAATAAAAAAGACCAACTTACTTTTAGCAGCTCCTGCTCCCTCTGTTGGTCATTTTATTTATAATAAATCCAGCCAAATTTTCATCGCTGTCGCTGTAATTATCACCGCAAGTAGCCATTGCAAATAGACGGCATTCATTTTCTGACCCACCTTTGCACCAATCGGAGCGGCTATCAAGCTTGCTACTATTAAGACAACAGCCGGAATGAGCATCACTTGACCAGTTAGCACTTTCCCTGTCGACGCCCCAATGGCAGAAAGAAACGTAATCGCAAGAGACGACGCAATCGTCATCCGTACTGGAATGTTTAAAATAGACAGCATGACTGGCACCAAAATGAACGCCCCACCTGCTCCTAAAACACCTGAGACACTGCCAATTAGAAAAGAAATACCGGATGCCAATCCTTTATGAAAAGTCACCTCTTCCTCCACTTCTGCACGCTGTCCTTTTTTCGGGATCAGCATGAGGATAACGGCTACAATGGCGAGCAATCCATAGACGAGATTTATCCCTTTCTCCGGCATGAAATGTGATACATAACTGCCTAATAAGCTGCCCGCCAATATACTGCATCCCATATATAAAATCAACGAGCGATGTAAAAATCCGCTTTTCCGATAGGCCAGTACACCACCAAGCGTCGAAAACAGGACTTGAATAGCACCAATACCTGACACCTCGTGTGCCGAAAGTGACATTACACCTACTAGAGGAGGAATATACAAAAGCATTGGATAATTAATCACAGATCCCCCAATGCCAACCATTCCTGATAAGAAGGAACCAATCAATCCGATGAAAAATAATGTAATCAAAAACGCAACATCCACGTTGGTCTCCTCCTTTGAAAGGGAACCTTTAGCAGAGAACCTTACAGCCTTTACCCCCTTTTCTCAATCAGAACTTCAGTACATACCCTTCATCCATTCTGTGTGTGGCTGCTTGACTTCATCCATACCGCTGATTTAGCCCTTTATCTGTTGCATGTATTTCTAATGCTTTGAATAATCCGATAGGGCATGCGAGCCCCGTTACGTCTAAAATGTGATCTAATATCATCTGATCATCCTCTATTTTTTATTTTATTGAACATGATCAAATCGCACAATGGTTTAGACC includes the following:
- a CDS encoding sulfite exporter TauE/SafE family protein; the protein is MDVAFLITLFFIGLIGSFLSGMVGIGGSVINYPMLLYIPPLVGVMSLSAHEVSGIGAIQVLFSTLGGVLAYRKSGFLHRSLILYMGCSILAGSLLGSYVSHFMPEKGINLVYGLLAIVAVILMLIPKKGQRAEVEEEVTFHKGLASGISFLIGSVSGVLGAGGAFILVPVMLSILNIPVRMTIASSLAITFLSAIGASTGKVLTGQVMLIPAVVLIVASLIAAPIGAKVGQKMNAVYLQWLLAVIITATAMKIWLDLL